One window of Triticum dicoccoides isolate Atlit2015 ecotype Zavitan chromosome 5A, WEW_v2.0, whole genome shotgun sequence genomic DNA carries:
- the LOC119303143 gene encoding beta-glucosidase BoGH3B-like, translating into MGSLHKATFVLLMLCLSALGRAEYLKYKDPNQPVGARIKDLLGRMTLAEKIGQMTQIERVNATAEVLSKYFIGSVLSSGGSPPFPRASAEDWASMVDEMQRAALSTRLGIPMIYGIDAVHGHNNVYKATIFPHNVGLGATRDPMLVKRIGEATALEVRATGIPYVFAPCIAVCRDPRWGRCYESYSEDPNIVRSMTTIISGLQGDVPSGSEGRPYVGGSKKVAACAKHYVGDGGTFMGINEGNTIIDNHGMMTIHMPAYYNSIIRGVSTIMVSFNSWNGKKMHANHYLITDFLKNKLKFRGFVISDWQGIDKITTPPHLNYSYSIEAGIGAGIDMIMVPFGYTEFIDDLTSQVEKNIIPMSRIDDAVYRILRVKFTMGLFENPYADRSLVGELGKQEHRELAREAVRKSLVLLKNGKHASTPLLPLPKKAGKILVAGSHADNLGNQCGGWTIEWQGDTGNNKTVGTTILSAIKSTVDPSTRVVFSVNPDSTVVENGKYDYAIVVVGEAPYAETFGDNLNLTIPAPGPSVVQTVCKKINCVVVLISGRPLVVEPYIGATDALVAAWLPGTEGQGVADVLFGNYGFSGKLARTWFKSVDQLPMNVGDKHYDPLFPFGFGLTTEAKK; encoded by the exons ATGGGGAGTTTGCACAAGGCCACCTTTGTCCTCCTCATGCTATGCTTGTCAGCATTGGGGAGAGCGGAATATCTCAAGTACAAGGACCCGAATCAGCCCGTCGGCGCCCGCATCAAGGATCTGCTCGGACGAATGACCCTCGCGGAGAAGATAGGCCAGATGACGCAGATCGAGAGGGTAAACGCCACCGCGGAGGTGCTATCGAAATACTTCATAG GTAGCGTCCTGAGTAGCGGCGGTAGCCCGCCTTTTCCCCGAGCGTCTGCTGAGGATTGGGCTTCAATGGTGGATGAAATGCAAAGAGCCGCCCTCTCTACCCGCCTAGGCATTCCAATGATCTACGGCATTGACGCTGTGCATGGTCACAATAACGTCTACAAAGCTACCATCTTCCCTCATAACGTTGGTCTCGGAGCTACCAG GGACCCTATGCTGGTCAAGAGGATAGGAGAAGCAACTGCTCTTGAAGTTAGAGCTACCGGGATTCCATACGTCTTTGCTCCATGTATTGCG GTTTGTAGAGACCCAAGATGGGGACGCTGCTATGAAAGCTATAGTGAAGACCCAAACATTGTCCGGTCAATGACCACAATCATCTCTGGCTTGCAAGGTGATGTTCCCTCAGGTTCCGAGGGAAGACCATATGTTGGTGGaag TAAGAAAGTTGCCGCATGCGCAAAGCACTATGTTGGTGATGGTGGCACGTTCATGGGGATCAACGAGGGCAATACAATCATCGACAACCATGGGATGATGACTATCCATATGCCTGCTTACTATAATTCTATCATCAGGGGCGTATCCACTATTATGGTCTCGTTCAATAGTTGGAATGGAAAGAAAATGCACGCCAACCATTACCTAATCACAGATTTTCTCAAGAACAAACTCAAATTTAGA GGTTTCGTGATTTCAGACTGGCAAGGCATTGATAAGATTACGACTCCCCCACACTTGAACTATTCCTATTCAATTGAGGCCGGAATTGGTGCTGGTATTGACATG ATCATGGTTCCTTTTGGCTACACAGAATTCATTGATGATCTGACATCCCAAGTTGAGAAAAACATTATCCCTATGAGCAGAATCGACGATGCTGTCTACAGGATTCTTCGGGTCAAGTTTACCATGGGTCTATTTGAGAACCCTTATGCTGATCGAAGTCTTGTTGGTGAACTCGGGAAGCAA GAACACCGAGAACTCGCTAGGGAAGCCGTCAGGAAATCATTGGTGTTGCTGAAAAATGGAAAACATGCATCCACCCCATTGTTGCCTCTCCCAAAGAAGGCTGGTAAGATACTTGTAGCCGGGAGCCACGCCGACAACTTGGGCAACCAGTGTGGAGGATGGACAATCGAATGGCAAGGAGACACCGGCAACAATAAAACTGTTG GGACGACGATCCTTTCGGCGATCAAGTCAACCGTCGACCCTAGCACACGAGTGGTCTTCTCTGTTAACCCAGATAGCACTGTCGTGGAAAATGGCAAGTATGATTATGCCATCGTGGTGGTGGGTGAGGCACCCTATGCCGAGACATTCGGCGACAATCTAAACTTGACGATCCCTGCCCCCGGCCCCTCGGTCGTCCAGACTGTCTGCAAGAAGATCAACTGTGTGGTGGTGCTCATCTCTGGTAGACCGCTGGTGGTGGAACCCTACATTGGTGCCACGGATGCGTTAGTCGCCGCCTGGCTACCCGGCACGGAGGGCCAAGGTGTCGCCGACGTGCTCTTCGGCAACTACGGGTTCTCCGGGAAGCTGGCGAGGACATGGTTCAAGTCGGTGGACCAGCTGCCAATGAACGTTGGGGACAAGCACTATGACCCGTTGTTCCCCTTCGGGTTTGGCCTCACCACGGAGGCAAAAAAGTGA
- the LOC119303140 gene encoding pentatricopeptide repeat-containing protein At5g19020, mitochondrial-like — protein MPSGGAPLAVFLVSSLKAGARLRHGEQLHALAAKSGLLASNPFVRNSLLAFYGRLPSPQAPALAHHLFDEIPLVLRDPAAHNILLAALARAGRLDLARRMLAEMPQRDTVSYTTVLTAHARAGHAEDAVAVFRGMLAQDVPPNEVTLAGVLTALAQERPPVPVGVAHGVTVRRGLDGFLIVATNLVHAYAAASQVCYAREIFEQMPYKNTVTWNAMLNGYLKTGMVHMAAEVFGRIPERDAVSWLTMIDGYICADGTSEALRAYVAMMAEVDTRGNAALLVDLIKVCARHAAVLEGQQLHTVILKDGFDAHPFVQATLIHFYGSCDRLDLARMQFKLSDKSHIASWNALMSGLLHRNLMREARQLFDDMPERDTISWSTLLSGYVQSGHSNKALQLFYLMLGAGVEPNDVTLASTLSAVADSGTLEQGRFIHDYIISKSIQLTDNLSAGLIDMYAKCGSVADAVQLFSYVKHKLSSVSPWNATICSLAIHGHAHTSLELFSELRSTNIKPNSVTYIGVLNACSHAGLVTEGRHHFESMRREYGIQPTIKHYGCMVDLLGRAGHLEEAESLIQMMPMKSDVVIWGSILAAARTHGNVALGEKAAEELAKIDPNHGASKVALSNIFAEAARWNNVSLVRKELQGENMERFSGSSGVVQ, from the coding sequence ATGCCCAGCGGCGGCGCCCCTCTCGCCGTCTTCCTCGTCTCGTCCCTCAAGGCCGGCGCGCGCCTCCGCCACGGGGAGCAGCTCcacgcgctcgccgccaagtcgggCCTCCTCGCCTCCAACCCCTTCGTCCGCAACTCCCTTCTCGCCTTCTACGGCCGGCTCCCCTCCCCCCAGGCGCCGGCGCTCGCCCACCACCTGTTCGACGAAATACCCCTGGTCCTCCGCGACCCCGCCGCCCACAACATcctcctcgccgctctcgcccgCGCGGGCCGGCTCGACCTCGCGCGGCGCATGCTCGCGGAGATGCCCCAGAGGGACACCGTCTCGTACACCACCGTCTTGACCGCCcacgcgcgcgccggccacgcggaggacgccgTGGCGGTCTTCCGCGGCATGCTCGCCCAGGACGTGCCTCCCAACGAGGTGACCCTTGCGGGCGTGCTCACGGCGCTGGCCCAGGAGAGGCCGCCGGTGCCGGTGGGTGTGGCGCATGGAGTCACCGTGCGACGTGGGCTCGACGGGTTTCTCATTGTGGCCACCAACCTGGTCCATGCTTATGCGGCAGCGTCACAGGTTTGTTATGCCCGTGAGATCTTTGAGCAGATGCCATATAAGAACACAGTCACTTGGAATGCCATGCTTAACGGCTATCTGAAGACAGGGATGGTTCATATGGCTGCTGAGGTATTTGGGAGGATCCCGGAAAGGGATGCAGTCTCTTGGCTGACGATGATAGATGGGTATATCTGTGCAGATGGTACATCAGAAGCCCTGAGGGCATATGTTGCCATGATGGCTGAGGTGGACACGAGGGGCAATGCGGCGCTGCTTGTTGATTTGATAAAGGTGTGTGCTCGACATGCTGCGGTTTTAGAAGGGCAGCAACTACACACAGTCATTCTGAAGGATGGTTTTGATGCCCATCCGTTTGTACAAGCGACCCTTATCCATTTCTATGGTTCCTGTGATCGTCTTGACCTTGCCCGGATGCAATTCAAATTATCAGACAAGTCACACATTGCGTCTTGGAATGCTCTCATGTCTGGTCTACTACACAGGAACCTAATGCGTGAAGCAAGGCAACTGTTTGATGACATGCCTGAGAGGGACACCATTTCATGGAGTACTTTGTTATCTGGGTATGTACAGAGTGGACATTCAAACAAGGCTTTGCAGTTATTCTACTTGATGCTGGGCGCTGGTGTTGAACCGAATGATGTCACTTTGGCAAGTACTCTATCCGCAGTTGCTGATTCTGGCACATTGGAGCAAGGCAGATTTATTCATGACTATATAATCAGCAAATCAATCCAACTTACAGACAACCTGAGTGCTGGACTGATTGATATGTACGCAAAGTGTGGTAGTGTCGCTGATGCAGTTCAATTATTCAGTTATGTTAAGCATAAGTTATCTTCTGTGTCTCCTTGGAATGCTACCATCTGCAGTTTAGCCATCCACGGCCATGCACACACGTCGCTTGAACTGTTCTCAGAACTACGAAGCACCAATATTAAGCCCAACTCAGTCACATACATTGGTGTCTTGAATGCATGCTCTCATGCTGGGCTGGTAACCGAAGGGAGGCACCATTTTGAGTCCATGAGGAGAGAATATGGAATCCAACCAACAATTAAACACTATGGTTGCATGGTTGATCTTCTTGGTCGAGCTGGACACTTGGAAGAGGCAGAAAGTCTTATCCAGATGATGCCTATGAAATCAGATGTGGTGATATGGGGCAGCATCCTTGCAGccgcgaggacacatggaaatgtaGCCTTAGGAGAAAAGGCCGCGGAAGAATTGGCCAAGATTGATCCAAACCATGGAGCATCCAAAGTGGCCTTATCTAATATCTTTGCTGAGGCTGCTCGCTGGAATAATGTGTCCTTAGTGAGGAAGGAACTCCAGGGTGAAAATATGGAGAGGTTTTCTGGAAGCAGTGGAGTTGTTCAGTAA